Proteins from one Phocoena sinus isolate mPhoSin1 chromosome 8, mPhoSin1.pri, whole genome shotgun sequence genomic window:
- the LOC116757985 gene encoding dihydrofolate reductase-like — MVRPLNCIVAGSQNIEHRQDRGRAIVKNGDLPWPPFRNEYRYFQRMTTTSSVEGKQNLVIMGRKTWFSIPETNRPLKDRINIVLGRELKEPPQGAHFLAKSLDDALKLTEQPELTNKVDMVWIVGHSSIYKEAMNRPGHLRLFVTRIMQEFESDTFFPESDLEKYKLLPEYPGVPSDVQEEKGIFEEYEKNS; from the coding sequence ATGGTTCGTCCACTAAATTGCATCGTTGCTGGGTCCCAGAACATAGAACATCGGCAAGATCGGGGACGAGCCATCGTCAAGAACGGGGACCTGCCCTGGCCCCCATTCAGGAATGAATACAGGTATTTCCAAAGAATGACCACAACTTCTTCAGTAGAAGGTAAACAGAATTTGGTGATTATGGGTAGGAAGACCTGGTTCTCCATTCCAGAGACGAATCGACCTTTAAAGGACAGAATTAATATAGTTCTCGGTAGAGAACTCAAGGAACCTCCACAGGGAGCTCATTTTCTTGCCAAAAGTCTGGATGATGCCTTAAAACTTACTGAGCAACCAGAATTAACAAATAAAGTGGACATGGTTTGGATAGTGGGACACAGTTCCATTTACAAGGAAGCCATGAACAGGCCAGGCCATCTTCGACTATTTGTGACAAGGATCATGCAGGAATTTGAAAGTGACACATTTTTTCCAGAAAgtgatttggaaaaatataaacttCTCCCAGAATATCCAGGTGTTCCTTCAGATGTCCAGGAGGAGAAAGGCATAtttgaagaatatgaaaagaacagTTAA